One stretch of Pedobacter riviphilus DNA includes these proteins:
- a CDS encoding hydrogen peroxide-inducible genes activator, whose translation MTLVQLEYIVAVDTYRSFVTAADKCFVTQPTLSMQVQKLEELISVKIFDRSKQPVSPTEIGAQIIAQARIILQESGKIKELISSQQQDVLGELRIGVIPTVAPYLLPEVISAMLDKYPELKLLIWEYTTEDIIHHLKTGVLDCGILATPLTDPNITETPLYYENFVSYISKNSKLYKKKAVDAEDLNDENIWLLNEGHCMRNQVLNICRSTKNNRLQGLEYNTGSVETLVRMVDLNGGATLLPELAIAELNAKQTNKVRHFKSPEPVREISLVTHKNFIKKRMLNALKDEILEIIPKTMKQKKKKDIVGI comes from the coding sequence ATGACTTTAGTTCAGCTAGAATATATCGTTGCTGTAGATACTTACAGAAGTTTTGTTACCGCTGCAGATAAATGTTTTGTAACGCAACCTACCTTAAGCATGCAGGTACAAAAACTGGAGGAGTTGATTAGCGTTAAAATTTTCGACAGAAGCAAACAGCCAGTAAGTCCTACTGAAATTGGCGCCCAGATTATTGCTCAGGCCAGAATCATTTTACAAGAAAGCGGAAAAATAAAAGAACTGATCAGCAGTCAGCAACAGGATGTTTTAGGCGAGCTAAGAATAGGTGTAATCCCAACTGTTGCACCGTACCTGCTGCCTGAAGTAATTTCGGCCATGCTGGATAAATATCCCGAATTAAAACTTTTAATCTGGGAATATACCACAGAAGACATTATTCACCATTTAAAAACAGGCGTACTCGATTGCGGGATTTTAGCCACCCCACTTACCGACCCGAACATTACTGAAACCCCTTTATATTACGAAAACTTTGTAAGCTACATCAGCAAAAACAGCAAGCTTTATAAAAAGAAGGCCGTTGATGCAGAAGACCTAAACGATGAAAACATCTGGCTTTTGAACGAAGGTCATTGTATGCGCAATCAGGTATTGAATATTTGCCGCTCTACAAAAAACAACAGATTACAGGGGCTGGAATACAATACAGGCAGTGTAGAAACCTTAGTGCGTATGGTTGATTTAAATGGAGGTGCAACATTACTCCCTGAGTTGGCCATAGCAGAATTAAATGCAAAACAGACCAATAAAGTTCGTCATTTTAAATCTCCTGAACCTGTGCGTGAGATCAGCCTGGTAACACATAAAAACTTCATCAAAAAAAGGATGCTCAATGCTTTAAAAGATGAGATTTTAGAAATTATCCCAAAAACAATGAAACAAAAAAAGAAAAAAGATATCGTTGGGATATAA